One Dictyostelium discoideum AX4 chromosome 3 chromosome, whole genome shotgun sequence genomic region harbors:
- the empC gene encoding hypothetical protein (emp24/gp25L/p24 family protein): MMIKLSLLFIIAIIFNVGSAVYFELNGGQTKCFIEENPKDTTVLGKYILEDITPQQGGYGNQLSLTVKVTDPEKREVLSKTMPSNGRFAFSTQVGGEHKICFSTNTSKWFGPSVKTRLHLEIEGGAGANDYEEIAKVEHLTGIEISLRRLNDRVNQIRKEQSYQKGREIVFRNTSESTNARVMWWSIIQLVVLVLTGVWQMKHLKSFFKAKKLV; the protein is encoded by the exons atgatgataaaattatccttattatttatcattgcgattatttttaatgttggATCAGCagtttattttgaattaaatggtGGTCAAACTAAATGTTTTATAGAAGAAAATCCAAAAGATACAACAGTATTaggaaaatatattttagagGATATCACACCACAACAAGGTGGATATGGTAATCAATTATCATTAACAGTAAAAGTAACTGATCCAGAAAAAAGag AGGTTCTTAGCAAAACTATGCCATCAAATGGACGTTTTGCTTTTTCAACTCAAGTTGGTGGCGAACACAAAATTTGCTTCTCCACCAATACTTCCAAATGGTTTGGTCCATCTGTCAAAACT aGACTTCATTTAGAAATTGAAGGTGGTGCAGGTGCAAATGATTATGAAGAGATTGCAAAAGTTGAACATTTAACTggtattgaaatttcattaagAAGATTAAATGATAGAGTCAATCAAATTAGAAAGGAACAAAGTTATCAAAAAGGTCGTGAAATCGTTTTCCGTAATACTAGCGAAAGTACAAATGCTCGTGTTATGTGGTGGTCAATCATTCAATTAGTTGTTTTAGTTTTAACTGGTGTTTGGCAAATGAAACATcttaaatcatttttcaaGGCCAAGAAACTTGTATAA
- the imp3 gene encoding U3 small nucleolar ribonucleoprotein protein produces MSHTRKLKYHEEKLLKKTNFKHYRRENQKDVENIGRFGLKGKEEYAEYTKLVAQYKHVLKEISDLSDQDPVKQKLLSDLSEKLYNMGVIDLKQPSELVKVNASSFCRRRAVVMLVKKKFAEHLTQAFGLLSHGHVRIGPETIQDPALIITRKSEDLLTWVDNSTMKKKVQEYNEYIG; encoded by the exons ATGTCACATACAAGAAAACTTAAATATCACGAggaaaaacttttaaaaaagacCAATTTTAAACATTATAGAAgagaaaatcaaaaagatgTTGAAAATATTGGTAGATTTGGATTAAAAGGTAAAGAAGAATATGCAGAATATACAAAATTAGTAGCACAATATAAACATGTTTTAAAGGAGATCTCTGATCTCAGTGATCAAGATCCAGTAAAACAAAAACTTTTAAGTGATTTATCAGAAAAGTTATATAATATGGGTGTAATCGATTTAAAACAACCATCTGAATTAGTTAAAGTTAATGCATCTTCATTCTGTAGAAGAAGAGCTGTTGTAATGTtagttaaaaagaaatttgcTGAACATTTAACACAAGCttttggtttattatcaCATGGTC atGTAAGAATTGGACCAGAAACAATACAAGATCCAGCATTAATTATTACAAGAAAATCAGAAGATCTTTTAACATGGGTAGATAATTCAACAATGAAGAAGAAAGTTCAAGAATACAATGAGTATATTGGATGa